Proteins encoded by one window of Porphyromonas vaginalis:
- the cls gene encoding cardiolipin synthase, with the protein MAELLFLLYLLSVIGGIVIVLGEERSAVSSIPWLLVVIFLPVVGLLLYIIFGYSLRRKQLIDVEVRRSLSDAPVETKSLPSTEVEEVADRKLASLSALIERLTDTPLTTTNELTHYDDSREWLEACREAIAQAQHYVYIELYRIEEGLWLDALLDLLAERIQEGVVLYWLYDDVGSRSLSRRYRKRMEQLGGEVAAFLPVRFRLLTSRVNYRNHRNLVVVDGAVGFTGGNVLLSELQHLPQGAQPLATTHLRMTGAVVRQLEYSFALDWYVATQQLLSPQQSSATVTTADPIKMQIFPTHPTDEFPSLEMIFTHAFLQARQSLYIESPVLIPTSSIQQALISTALSGVQVRVILPRRGRSWLASKASHAFFTDLLRAGVEIYYYDGLREATYAVIDKERVVTGTPYLDFRSFEYNFDLTTIAYSSAVAQQFVDSFETTLAQCRRVVPRRNRLWRRITHGVMRLLTPLI; encoded by the coding sequence ATGGCTGAGCTCCTCTTCCTCCTTTACCTGCTCTCTGTCATTGGGGGCATAGTGATCGTGCTAGGGGAGGAGCGCAGTGCGGTCTCTTCGATTCCGTGGTTGCTGGTCGTCATCTTTCTACCAGTCGTGGGACTCCTGCTCTACATCATCTTCGGCTACTCGCTGAGACGCAAGCAGCTGATCGATGTGGAGGTGAGACGGTCGCTCTCGGATGCTCCTGTAGAGACTAAGTCGCTGCCTAGCACGGAGGTCGAGGAGGTCGCCGATCGTAAGCTCGCATCGCTATCCGCTCTCATCGAGCGACTGACCGATACGCCCCTGACCACGACTAATGAGCTGACGCACTACGACGATAGTCGCGAGTGGCTTGAGGCTTGTCGGGAAGCTATCGCACAGGCGCAGCACTATGTCTACATCGAGCTGTACCGCATCGAGGAGGGCTTGTGGCTGGACGCTTTGCTAGATCTACTCGCAGAGCGCATTCAGGAGGGGGTAGTTCTCTACTGGCTCTACGACGACGTGGGGTCACGAAGCTTGAGTCGACGCTATCGCAAGCGGATGGAGCAGTTGGGCGGAGAGGTCGCTGCCTTTCTCCCCGTACGCTTTCGGCTGCTTACGAGCCGCGTGAACTATCGCAACCATCGTAACCTCGTGGTGGTGGATGGTGCCGTAGGCTTTACAGGGGGCAACGTGCTACTCTCGGAGCTGCAGCATTTGCCTCAAGGGGCGCAACCACTGGCGACGACTCATCTGCGTATGACTGGTGCCGTGGTACGGCAACTGGAGTACAGCTTTGCTCTAGACTGGTACGTGGCGACACAACAACTGCTCTCGCCACAGCAGAGCTCCGCTACCGTGACGACGGCCGATCCGATCAAGATGCAGATCTTCCCGACGCACCCTACGGACGAATTCCCCTCGCTAGAGATGATCTTCACGCATGCCTTCCTGCAGGCGCGTCAGTCGCTCTACATCGAGTCGCCAGTCTTGATCCCCACCTCTAGCATACAGCAGGCTCTGATCTCCACGGCGCTCTCAGGGGTGCAGGTACGAGTGATTCTTCCTCGCCGTGGTCGTAGCTGGCTGGCTTCTAAGGCTTCGCACGCCTTCTTTACCGACTTGCTACGGGCTGGCGTGGAGATATACTACTATGACGGCCTACGTGAGGCTACTTATGCGGTGATCGATAAGGAGCGTGTGGTGACGGGGACACCCTACCTAGACTTTAGAAGCTTTGAGTACAACTTCGATCTGACCACCATTGCCTACTCATCGGCGGTCGCACAGCAGTTTGTCGATAGCTTTGAGACAACACTCGCTCAGTGTCGTAGGGTAGTCCCACGACGCAATAGGTTGTGGAGACGTATCACTCATGGCGTGATGCGTCTGCTTACGCCTCTGATATGA
- a CDS encoding acyl-CoA thioesterase, translated as MKQPIKYQYGLTLKVRDYECDLQGVVNNSNYQCYMEHTRHEFWLALGDSFAEMHDLGLDLFVYKVSITYHRSLRSGDTFHTALRARREGVKLIFDQVIVRSDGVKCASGVVEAVAVQNGRTTRGECFEGIMARAEAYSESHPYDLTIL; from the coding sequence ATGAAACAACCAATCAAATATCAGTATGGTCTCACGCTCAAGGTGCGAGACTATGAGTGCGACCTCCAGGGCGTGGTCAACAATAGCAACTATCAGTGCTACATGGAGCACACCCGCCACGAGTTTTGGCTGGCACTGGGCGATAGCTTTGCTGAGATGCACGATTTGGGCCTTGACCTCTTCGTTTACAAGGTCTCTATAACCTATCATCGCTCGCTACGGAGTGGCGATACCTTTCACACGGCACTGCGTGCCAGACGTGAGGGGGTAAAGCTCATCTTCGACCAGGTCATCGTACGTAGTGACGGTGTGAAGTGCGCTTCGGGCGTGGTCGAGGCGGTCGCAGTGCAGAACGGACGGACAACCCGTGGAGAGTGTTTTGAAGGTATCATGGCTCGTGCTGAAGCTTACAGCGAGAGTCATCCGTATGACTTAACGATCCTCTAG